The DNA window CGATACTGGTTCGCTGATGCTGCGCAATTTCCTTGAGGGCACCGCTGCATGAGTTTCATCGTCTATCCCGCGCTGGATATCCGTGATGGCCGCGTGGTGCGGCTGCGCCAGGGTGACTACGCGCAGGAAACCCACTATGGCGACGATCCGTTGCCGCGTGCGCAGGCGTTCGCCGCGCAGGGCGCGCAGTGGATGCATCTGGTCGACCTGGATGCCGCACGTGCCGGTGGCTATACGCTGGCGCCGCTGTTGGCCGCAATCCGTGCGCAGACGCCGCTGCAGGTACAGACCGGTGGCGGTGTGCGTGGCCGCGACGACGTGGCGCGCATCCTCGATGCCGGCGCCAGTCGCGTGGTGATCGGGTCATTGGCGGTGCGCGAGCCCGAACAGGTGATCGGCTGGCTGGCCGAATTCGGCCCGGAGCGGCTGACCATCGCCCTCGATGCGCGCCAGGACGCGCAGGGGCAGTGGCAGTTGCCGGTGCACGGCTGGACCGAAAACGCGGGGGTGACCCTGGATGCGCTGGCCGAACGCTACGCGCAGGCGGGCATGCGCCATCTGCTGTGCACCGACATTGCCCGCGACGGCATGCTGGCCGGCCCGAACATCAGCTTGTACCAGCACCTGGCGGCGTTGCTGCCAGGCGTGGCGGTACAGGCGTCGGGCGGTATCCGCGATGTGGCCGATGTGGCTGCGGCGCAGGCCGCCGGTTGCGGCGGTGCGATTCTAGGCAAAGCGCTGCTGGAACAGCGGATGGACCTGGCGGAGGCGCTGGCATGCTGAGCCGCCGCATCATTCCCTGCCTGGACGTACGCGATGGCCGCGTGGTCAAGGGCGTGCGCTTCCGCGATCACGTCGACATGGGGGACATCGCCGAACTGGCCCAGCGCTATCGCGACCAGGGCGCCGACGAGCTGGTGTTCTATGACATCGGCGCCAGCCCGGAGGCACGGTCGGTGGACGTGGCCTGGATCGAGCGCATCGCGCGCCTGATCGATATCCCGTTCTGCGTGGCCGGTGGCATCGACAGCGTGGAGACAGCGCGTCGCGTGCTGTTCGCTGGTGCGGACAAGATCTCGATCAACTCACCCGCGCTGGGCCGCCCGGAACTGATCAGCGAACTGGCTGAAGAATTCGGCGTGCAGTGCGTGGTGGTGGGTGTCGACTCGGTGCGCGAGGAAGACGGCCAGTGGCGCGTGCGCCGATTCAGTGGCGACCCGGACAAGACCCAGGCGGTGCCGTTGCGCACGCTGGACTGGATCGTCGAGGCGCAGCGCCGGGGTGCCGGCGAGATCGTGCTGAACTGCATGGACAGCGATGGCGTGCGCCGCGGCTACGACGTGGAGCAGCTGCGGCAGGCACGTGCGCTGTGCCAGGTGCCACTCATCGCGTCGGGTGGTGCGGGTGCGATGGAGCACTTTGCCCAGGCCTTTGACCAGGCCGACGTTGACGGTGCGCTGGCGGCCAGCGTGTTCCACAGTGGCGCCATCGCCATTGCCGACTTGAAGCGCTACCTGCGCGAGCAGCAGATCGAGGTACGAGATGTCTATTGATGTGCGGCCGTCGCCGCAGGCGCTGGAAACGCTGGACTGGGACAAAGGTGATGGACTGTTGCCAGCCGTGGTGCAGGACATCGACACCCTGCAGGTGCTGATGCTGGGCTACGTCAGCGCCGAGTCGCTGGCAGCGACGCTGGCGATCGGCCACATGACCTTCTTCAGCCGCAGCAAGCAGCGCCTTTGGACCAAGGGCGAGCAGTCCGGCAATGTGCTGGTGGTGCAGGCGATCAGCGTCGATTGCGATGCCGATACGCTGCTGGTGCTGGCGCGCCCAGCAGGCCCCACCTGCCATACCGGGGCGGAAAGCTGCTTCGATGGCGCGCCGAAGGACTTCCTCGGTGGCCTGGACCAGCTGGTCGCCGTGCGTGAGGCGCTGCGTCCGTCCGGCAGCTACACCACGTCCCTGTTCGAAGGCGGCATCCGTCGCATCGCGCAGAAGGTGGGCGAAGAAGGCGTGGAGACGGCGTTGGCCGGAGTGGCACAGGACGATGAGGCATTGCTGGGCGAGGCCTCGGACCTGCTGTACCACCTGCTGGTGCTGCTGCGCGCGCGTGGGCTGTCGCTGGAAGATGCCCGCGACGTGCTGGAAAAGCGCCATCGTTGAACAAGGTGTGCGGACCAACGGTCCGCACCTACAATATGGCGTCTTCTTTTTCCCGGACCGCCCCCATGAAACTGCCTGCCGTCTGGCTGTGCTGCCTGTTGCTGACCTCGCCGGCCTGGGCCGCAGACACCGTGGTCAGCGGCAAGGTCTATCTGGAGCGTGACGGCAAGCCGGGCCGCGGTGCGACCGATCCGGGCCTGGCCGGCGTGCAGGTGTCCAATGGCGAAACCATCGTCAAGACCGCTGCCGACGGCAGCTACAGCCTGCCGGTGCGTGACGGCCAGACGGTCTTCGTCATCAAGCCCGATGCCTATTCCTTCCCGAAGGCCGCCGACGGCCTGCCGTCGTTCTGGCGGCACTACCGGCCGAACGGTTCGCCGGCGCTGAAGTACGGCGGCATCGCGGCCACCAGTGACGTCGCCCGCAACTGGGATTTCGCCCTGCAGAACGACCGGCATGACAGCCGTCGTGGCTTCCAGATGCTGGTGTTCACCGATTCGCAGACCGCCAGCCTGCAGGACATCGGCTACTACCAGCAGTCGATCGTGGCGCCGCTGGTGGGGCAGACCAAGGCGCGTCTGGGTACCACGCTGGGTGACATCGTCAACGACGATCTGACCCTGTACCCGGCGATCAACAAGGTCACCACCGAACTCGGCGTGCCGTGGTTCCACGTGCCCGGCAACCACGACCTGGATTTCGATGCGGCCAATGACGCGCATTCGCTGGACAGCTGGCGCAACATCTACGGCCCCGATACCTATGCGGTGGAAGAGGGCGGCGCCAGCTTCGTGTTCCTCGACGATGTGGTGTACGACCCCACTGCCAAGCCGAAGTATGTCGGCGGCCTGCGCGAGGATCAGTTCGCCTTCTTGGCTGCGTATCTGAAGGGCCTGCACAAGGACCGCCTGCTGGTGCTGGGCATGCACATCCCGCTGTTCGATGCGGCGCCGGGGCGCGAGACCTTCCGCCATGCCGACCGCCAGCGCCTGTTCGACCTGCTGAAGGACTTCCGCAACGTGCTGGTGCTCAGCGGCCACAGCCACACCCAGCAGCACGTCTACCACGGCAAGGCTGACGGCTGGCAGGGTGCCAGGCCGCTGCATGAGTACAACGTCGGTGCCAACTGCGGTGCGTTCTGGTCGGGCGTGAGAAATGCCGCCGGCGTACCGGACAGCACCATGAGCGATGGCACGCCGAAGGGCTATGCGCTGCTGGACGTGGCCGGCAACGGCAGCTACCGACTGCAGTACCGGGTGGCCGGTGCGGCAGCCAGCGAGCAGATCGGCCTGCATGCGCCAAAGGTGCTACGCAAGGGCGCGTACCCGGCGTGGGGCATCTACGCCAACGTGTACATGGGCGAGGATGCCAGCGTGGTCGAGTATCGCGTCGATGGCGGCGCCTGGCAGCCGATGAAGCAGGTCAGCCAGCCTGATCCGCGGCTGATGGTGGAGAACGTCGCCGACGATCTGGCCTCGACGTTGCGCGGCTACGACCGTTCGCCGGAAGCCACCGCTTCGCCGCACCTGTGGCGTGGTGCGTTGCCGACCGATCTGGCCGTGGGCAGCCACAAGGTCGAGGTGCGTTCCACCCAGCCGGATGGTGCGGTGTTCACCGCCAGCACCAGCTACAACCTGCAGACCGCGCAACCCTGAGCGCGGGCCGGGCTTCCGTCACGCACCTCCATCACGAAAGGACGCAGCATGGACATCCGCTTCATGGCCGGCACCACGCCGGTCACCCTCAGCCGCCACTGGTTCACCGGCGCGATGATGCTGCAGAGCGCCAGCGAGAAGGTCTGGGTGCAGCACCCGCTGCATCCGGGCACGCACTTCTCGTTCTCGCTGGTACAGTCGTGGCAGCGCCATATCGCCGGCCATGAAGTGCTGGTGGAGCGGACCCGGCCGCTGCTGTTCGCCGGGTTCCGTCCGCAGCGCCTACGGGTGCTGGTGGATGGCGTGCAGGTGGCCGAGCAGGAAGGCATGTGACCCTGGGTGCCGCTGTCGCCGCGCTAGGCAAAGGCCGGCCGATGCCTGAGAATCGGGACGATTCAATCGATCCAAGCAGGCCAGCGTGAACGTTGCAGCAGTGTCCCCGGTTCCATCCGAACCCGCCCGCAGCGGCGTTCCACGCAGCCTGGTCGTCGCCGATGTCGGCGGTACCTTCGCCCGTCTGGCGCTGGCCGAGACCGTGCCGGGGCAGGCGCCGCGGCTGGGCAGCTACCGCACCTACGCCTGTGCCGACCACCCCAGCCTGGCGGCGATCCTCGCCGATTTCACCGCCAGCCTCGGCCAGCCGATGGCCAGCGCGGTGGTCGCCATCGCCGGCCTGCTCGACGGCGACACCCTGATCAACGCCAATCTGCCGTGGACGGTATCGCTGTCGGCAACGCGCCGCGATTCGGGCCTGCCCGACCTGCAGCTGATCAATGATTTCGAAGCGGTGGCGCTGGCCATTCCGTACCTGCAGGCCGATACGCTGGTGCCGCTGAACGGCGACGCCGATCCGGCCAAGACCTTCCCGGCGCTGGTGCTCGGGCCGGGCACCGGCCTGGGTGCGGCACTGCGCTTCGCCGATGGCGAGCGCCCGGTGCTGGCCAGCGAGATCGGCCACGCTGCGTTGGGCGCCGGCAACGCGCTGGAACTGCACGTGCTGGGCCAGTTGCTGCAGCGCTGGCCGCACGTGGACAACGAACGCGTGCTGTCCGGCAGCGGCCTGATGAACCTGTACCCCTGCCTGTGCGAACTGCGCGGCGTGGCGCCGCAATGGACCAGCACCGAAGCGCTGATCGCGGCCGCGCGGCAAGGCGACGATGCGCTGGCGGTGGAAACCCTGCAGGTGTTCTGCGCCTGGCTGGGCAGCCTGGCCGGTGACGCCGCGATCGCCGTCGGCGCGCGCTCGGTGTACCTGGCCGGTGGCATTTCCACCCATGTGCAGGACTTCCTGGCCGACGGCCGTTTCCGTGAGCGCTTCCTCAACAAAGGTGTGCTGACCGACGTGCTGCGCCAGGTGCCGGTGTGGCGGGTGGAACATGGCCAGCTGGGCGTGCTTGGTGCAGCGGCCTGGCACGCAGCGCGGACGCCCGCGCACGATTGATCGGCGCCGCCGGCATCGGGCCGGCGGGCGCAGCATGCAGACGGAGGCGAAGATGGTGGATCGCAGGCAGTTCCTGCAGGCCGGTGCACTGGCCGCAGGTGTGGCAGCGTTGCCGGTGGTGAAGGCGCGCACGCAGGGCGGGGCCAAGGTGGTATCGACCTGGGACTTCGGCGTGCCGGCCAACCAGGCCGCGTGGAAGGTGCTGGCGCAGGGCGGCAGTGCGCTGGATGCGGTGGAAGCCGGTGCACGCTGGGCCGAAAGCGAGCTGTGCAACCCCACCGTCGGCCATTGCGGCAACCCGGACCGCGACGGCGTGCTGAGCCTGGACGCCAGCATCATGGATGGTGACGGCCGCTGTGGCGCGGTCGCTGCTCTGGTCGACATCCTGCATCCGGTGTCGGTGGCCCGCAAAGTGATGGAGAACAGCCCACACGTGCTGCTGGTGGGCGAGGGCGCCCAGCAGTTCGCCGTGCAGCAGGGCTTCGAGCGCCAGCACCTGCTGACCCCGAAGGCCGAAGCGGCGTGGCGCGAATGGCTGAAGACCGAGAAGTACGCGCCGCAGATCAATGCCGAGCGCCGCGGTCTACCCGGCAACACCGACAACCACGACACCATCGGCATGCTG is part of the Stenotrophomonas lactitubi genome and encodes:
- the hisA gene encoding 1-(5-phosphoribosyl)-5-[(5-phosphoribosylamino)methylideneamino]imidazole-4-carboxamide isomerase, which encodes MSFIVYPALDIRDGRVVRLRQGDYAQETHYGDDPLPRAQAFAAQGAQWMHLVDLDAARAGGYTLAPLLAAIRAQTPLQVQTGGGVRGRDDVARILDAGASRVVIGSLAVREPEQVIGWLAEFGPERLTIALDARQDAQGQWQLPVHGWTENAGVTLDALAERYAQAGMRHLLCTDIARDGMLAGPNISLYQHLAALLPGVAVQASGGIRDVADVAAAQAAGCGGAILGKALLEQRMDLAEALAC
- the hisF gene encoding imidazole glycerol phosphate synthase subunit HisF translates to MLSRRIIPCLDVRDGRVVKGVRFRDHVDMGDIAELAQRYRDQGADELVFYDIGASPEARSVDVAWIERIARLIDIPFCVAGGIDSVETARRVLFAGADKISINSPALGRPELISELAEEFGVQCVVVGVDSVREEDGQWRVRRFSGDPDKTQAVPLRTLDWIVEAQRRGAGEIVLNCMDSDGVRRGYDVEQLRQARALCQVPLIASGGAGAMEHFAQAFDQADVDGALAASVFHSGAIAIADLKRYLREQQIEVRDVY
- the hisIE gene encoding bifunctional phosphoribosyl-AMP cyclohydrolase/phosphoribosyl-ATP diphosphatase HisIE, whose protein sequence is MSIDVRPSPQALETLDWDKGDGLLPAVVQDIDTLQVLMLGYVSAESLAATLAIGHMTFFSRSKQRLWTKGEQSGNVLVVQAISVDCDADTLLVLARPAGPTCHTGAESCFDGAPKDFLGGLDQLVAVREALRPSGSYTTSLFEGGIRRIAQKVGEEGVETALAGVAQDDEALLGEASDLLYHLLVLLRARGLSLEDARDVLEKRHR
- a CDS encoding calcineurin-like phosphoesterase C-terminal domain-containing protein — encoded protein: MKLPAVWLCCLLLTSPAWAADTVVSGKVYLERDGKPGRGATDPGLAGVQVSNGETIVKTAADGSYSLPVRDGQTVFVIKPDAYSFPKAADGLPSFWRHYRPNGSPALKYGGIAATSDVARNWDFALQNDRHDSRRGFQMLVFTDSQTASLQDIGYYQQSIVAPLVGQTKARLGTTLGDIVNDDLTLYPAINKVTTELGVPWFHVPGNHDLDFDAANDAHSLDSWRNIYGPDTYAVEEGGASFVFLDDVVYDPTAKPKYVGGLREDQFAFLAAYLKGLHKDRLLVLGMHIPLFDAAPGRETFRHADRQRLFDLLKDFRNVLVLSGHSHTQQHVYHGKADGWQGARPLHEYNVGANCGAFWSGVRNAAGVPDSTMSDGTPKGYALLDVAGNGSYRLQYRVAGAAASEQIGLHAPKVLRKGAYPAWGIYANVYMGEDASVVEYRVDGGAWQPMKQVSQPDPRLMVENVADDLASTLRGYDRSPEATASPHLWRGALPTDLAVGSHKVEVRSTQPDGAVFTASTSYNLQTAQP
- a CDS encoding glucokinase translates to MNVAAVSPVPSEPARSGVPRSLVVADVGGTFARLALAETVPGQAPRLGSYRTYACADHPSLAAILADFTASLGQPMASAVVAIAGLLDGDTLINANLPWTVSLSATRRDSGLPDLQLINDFEAVALAIPYLQADTLVPLNGDADPAKTFPALVLGPGTGLGAALRFADGERPVLASEIGHAALGAGNALELHVLGQLLQRWPHVDNERVLSGSGLMNLYPCLCELRGVAPQWTSTEALIAAARQGDDALAVETLQVFCAWLGSLAGDAAIAVGARSVYLAGGISTHVQDFLADGRFRERFLNKGVLTDVLRQVPVWRVEHGQLGVLGAAAWHAARTPAHD
- a CDS encoding N(4)-(beta-N-acetylglucosaminyl)-L-asparaginase, with translation MVDRRQFLQAGALAAGVAALPVVKARTQGGAKVVSTWDFGVPANQAAWKVLAQGGSALDAVEAGARWAESELCNPTVGHCGNPDRDGVLSLDASIMDGDGRCGAVAALVDILHPVSVARKVMENSPHVLLVGEGAQQFAVQQGFERQHLLTPKAEAAWREWLKTEKYAPQINAERRGLPGNTDNHDTIGMLALDAKGNLAGACTTSGMAWKLHGRVGDSPIIGAGLYVDNEVGAATASGVGEEMIRNAASFLVVELMRQGRSPAQACREAIDRVVRKRPEVSRTLQVCFLAMNKQGEVGAYALHRGFVYAVCDAQRQDDLRDSPSIYASTQA